The following DNA comes from Nitrospira sp..
GGTACATGTTTCCCGTGGATTTGCGTCAGCACCAACGATTCCGCGCTCAGTTTCGGACGTGTTTCACCACGGACCAGGGGATTGTCGTCGGGGAGGGCATGATCCGCAATTTCTCTCCAGGTGGATGCCGCATTCGGAGTTTCGCGTCTCCGCCCCCTGGTTCAGAGGTTGAGCTCTGTATCTATCCGGACGACACCAGCGGAGGTCTGGCCATTCAATTGGCCACAGTCTGTTGGGCAAGGGATTGCGAATTCGGTGTGGCTTTTGTGGCCATCGATCCAGAGGTCACGCAACAATTGGG
Coding sequences within:
- a CDS encoding PilZ domain-containing protein, with product MFPVDLRQHQRFRAQFRTCFTTDQGIVVGEGMIRNFSPGGCRIRSFASPPPGSEVELCIYPDDTSGGLAIQLATVCWARDCEFGVAFVAIDPEVTQQLGSLWSALAPSGSRVQAS